From the genome of Uranotaenia lowii strain MFRU-FL chromosome 1, ASM2978415v1, whole genome shotgun sequence, one region includes:
- the LOC129748762 gene encoding uncharacterized protein LOC129748762: MDTDGSGVGSSKQDNQQIEGNSLILIYAGHSINPPCWTVIGSMQIDGVNRALKRCLHQRQPHQRDDISKMSQKTSDTFKISRPNRNRPLRFWFRTSAGRRQSL; the protein is encoded by the exons ATGGACACCGACGGCAGTGGAGTTGGTTCGTCGAAACAGGACAACCAACAAATAGAGGGAAATAGTTTAATCCTTATTTATGCGGGTCATTCCATTAATCCCCCTTGCTGGACAGTCATCGGTAGCATGCAGATTGATGGAGTGAATCGGGCTTTGAAGCGATGCCTTCATCAGAGGCAGCCTCACCAGCGGGACGATATTTCGAAGATGTCCCAGAAGACATCAGATACATTCAAG ATATCGCGACCCAACAGAAACCGGCCTTTGCGTTTCTGGTTCCGCACTTCCGCAGGTCGTAGGCAATCGTTATGA